A single region of the Gracilibacillus caseinilyticus genome encodes:
- a CDS encoding DoxX family protein: MFFEFLRTNRVVAGILAFIRVYLGYHWMTAGWGKITGGGFDASGFIQGGIAGATGEHPSVQGWWATFLEGVALPGANVFSFMVMWGEFLVGIALILGIFTNFAALMGIIMNFAFVFSGTVSTNGQMILLTAILLVAGYNAGRFGLDRYVIPFLHQIVEKRRNNGKHIVAGSH, encoded by the coding sequence ATGTTTTTCGAGTTTCTAAGAACAAATCGTGTTGTTGCGGGGATACTGGCATTTATTCGAGTATATTTAGGTTATCATTGGATGACGGCAGGATGGGGTAAGATTACCGGTGGTGGCTTCGATGCATCAGGATTTATTCAAGGAGGTATTGCAGGTGCAACGGGTGAACATCCAAGTGTTCAAGGCTGGTGGGCAACTTTTTTGGAAGGTGTTGCACTACCAGGTGCCAATGTCTTCAGCTTCATGGTAATGTGGGGTGAATTCTTAGTAGGTATTGCACTTATTCTGGGTATCTTCACTAATTTTGCAGCATTAATGGGAATTATCATGAACTTCGCTTTTGTCTTTAGTGGAACAGTGAGTACTAACGGCCAGATGATTTTATTAACTGCTATACTGTTAGTTGCTGGTTATAATGCAGGCAGATTTGGATTAGATAGATATGTTATTCCATTTTTACATCAAATCGTTGAAAAAAGAAGGAATAACGGGAAGCATATTGTTGCAGGCAGTCATTAA
- a CDS encoding aldo/keto reductase, which translates to MKFRRLGKTNVNVSVVGIGTWQYGGEWGKKFTQLEVDQILQQAKIEGINLIDTAECYGDHLSEQFIGDFLSRDNREDWVIATKFGHHFLGNFERTRHWSADEVLTQLDASLKSLKTDYIDVYQAHSCSNEEFQNDDLWTMLDKQKQAGKIRHLAISLKDNDDPFQTVKATEVGAEAIQVVYNRLDRAPEEAIYPSAIKQDLGVLARVPLASGYLSGKYKPGVTFESTDVRSKHDRNQTERVLNMVEEIARHEVPEGVNMASWALAWCLKHDAVTTVIPGCKSPEQVIANARAADLDMVANDHPQSK; encoded by the coding sequence ATGAAATTTCGCAGACTCGGTAAAACAAATGTAAACGTATCCGTTGTTGGGATTGGTACATGGCAGTATGGGGGTGAATGGGGAAAAAAATTTACACAGCTCGAAGTAGACCAGATTCTTCAGCAGGCAAAAATAGAAGGAATTAACTTAATTGATACCGCAGAATGTTATGGAGACCACCTATCAGAACAGTTTATCGGTGACTTCCTTAGCAGGGATAATCGTGAAGACTGGGTTATCGCAACAAAATTCGGACACCATTTTCTCGGTAATTTTGAAAGGACTCGTCATTGGAGCGCTGACGAAGTCTTAACACAACTAGATGCCTCTTTGAAATCTTTAAAAACCGATTATATCGATGTTTATCAAGCTCACTCCTGCAGTAATGAAGAATTCCAGAACGATGATTTGTGGACAATGCTGGATAAACAAAAACAAGCAGGAAAAATAAGACATCTTGCTATTTCATTAAAAGACAATGACGATCCGTTTCAGACAGTGAAAGCAACTGAAGTTGGAGCGGAAGCTATTCAAGTAGTATATAACCGTCTTGATCGGGCTCCTGAAGAAGCGATTTATCCATCAGCGATCAAGCAAGATCTAGGAGTATTAGCAAGAGTTCCATTAGCAAGTGGCTACTTATCAGGAAAATATAAACCAGGTGTTACTTTTGAAAGTACTGATGTCCGATCAAAGCACGATCGAAATCAGACTGAACGCGTGTTAAATATGGTGGAAGAAATTGCGCGCCATGAAGTTCCTGAAGGTGTTAATATGGCAAGCTGGGCACTTGCATGGTGCTTAAAGCATGATGCTGTGACCACCGTCATTCCTGGCTGTAAAAGCCCAGAACAAGTCATAGCCAATGCCAGAGCTGCAGATTTAGATATGGTTGCAAATGATCATCCTCAGTCCAAGTGA